GAAGCAATAGAAGCTACATATGATAAAGCCGTACCACCTTTCGACCTGAGTTTTACAGAATCTATTAAACTCCTTTCAGCAGAACAAATTAATATTCTAAGAAAGAAGATTAATAAAGAAGGACTAGATTCTGTAATACTTTTTTTTAGGAATAATAAAAATGAATGCTATGGATGGTGGTATGAAGAATTTATTCCAAAGATAAATCCTAAAATAGTAAAAGGACATACTTATAGTAATTGGGAGAAAATTAATTTACCACTTTATAAAAATAGTAAAGTTAGAAGGATATCCTTTTCCAATATCGGCAAAAAAAGATTGGATGTAAGGACTGCCGGTCAATTAATTGATGATGATAAAAAAGTTTGTATAATAGGATTAGGAAGTATTGGTTCTCAATTGCTTCATTTATTAACTAAAATATCATTTAACCAATACAAATTAGTGGATCATGATCTCTTGAAAGTTGAAAATATTGCACGTCACCAATATGGTTTTTCCGAGATAAATAAATTTAAGGTAGATATAGCTGAAAGAAATATTTTAGAAAAAAATCCTTTTGTTAAAGTATTAACATACAATAAATCAATAGTAAACCTTTTGAATGAGAATACAAGTTTTTTTGAAAATGACGATTTTATTTTCATTGTATTAGGAATAACGAGATATGAAATTTTCATTTTGGATTATTTAATAAAAAATGGAATAAACAAGCCAGTAATAATTATTTGGGTAGAGGCATATTTATCAGGAGGTCAAATGATTTTTTCGCATCCGAATGACTTTTCTAAAGCGAAACAACTCGTTTCTAATTTTCAATATCGAGTTTTAGATGAAGAAGTATATTTGAAGGAAGGGAGTTGCCAAGGAACATATATGCCATATTCGATGGAGCATATTAATTTATATTTATCATCAATTTTTGTAGAGATTTATAAAATAATCAGCCGCCAACAAAATTATTCTACCATTTTTACATGGTTTGGAGATTTGGATTTTGTGAAAGCTAAAAATCTTAAATTGACTACTTTTGCACAAAATAAAGAATCATTTTCTTTACATAAAACTAACATCTAATGAATTTCAAATATTATAAACGAGCCAATCTTATTATTTTTATTCTTGTGCTGTCGGTTGCACTTGGTAAAATAATGATTTATCTTGAACCCCACATTAATGAATATGAAATACTAAAACAAATTAATGATTTAATGGGTGTTTTTAGTGTGGTTGGCTTGCTGGGACTAGTACTATGGTTCATTGATGAAATTGGTTGGAAATGGATTTGTTTTAATTGGTTAATTGATGTGCCAAATCTCAATGGTAGGTATAAAGGGACATTAGTTTCAAACTATAATGGTAGAACTGAAATGGATTGTATCATTGAAATCATCCAAACCGCATCAATCGTTAAATTGTATTGTTATTTTGGGAATCTATCAACCGGAGAAATATCTTCGGAGTCTAGAAGCCATACAGAAGAAATTATATGTGAGCCAAATAAATTAAATAGATTAATTTATACTTTTAAGAATAATTCAGATATTGAAGTAAATCTTAACGATCATGAAGGAGCAGGTTCTTTATCGTATTTTAAAGATATAAAAAAGTTGGATGGCACCTATTTTAATAGAAGAGGTAATACTGGTAAAATCGAAGTAATATTTGAACAAAAAAAACTTTTAAAAAGATTTATATGAAAGCTGTTTCCGAATTTACAGAATTACTAATTGAACTTGCTGAAATACAAGATGTAGATTTTTCTGGAATAGGTTTAATTCTATATTCTTCTTTAGATAATTTGGATTTTATTCTAATGAAAGATAATGCAATCCTTTCAAATAAGCTAATTAGAGGTAAAGTAGAATTATTGAAATTTATCAAAGAAATATCTAGCCACGATAATTATTTTCATGACGGATTTCATTTAATAAATGAAAAATTAGAATTAACCCATTTATCCGCATTTATATCTCCTAAAATTAATAATGATTTAATTGTTTTTGATGGATATGGAAGCAGATATCGTACTGCTATATATTCTTCATTGTGTCCAGGTATCTTAGCAACAGGAGTAATAGGAAAGTCTTATGGACCATTTGTTTTTCAAAATGGTAATACTTACAATGTTAGTATATGATAGAGGAGTTATTGGTTGACTTCGATGTGATAATGCTAAGAATATATTCTGAAGTAATTTTAGTATTTAAAAAATATAAACAAGAGGCAAATAATAAAAATGAATCAGGAGGTGTTTTATCAGGTTTTTATTTGGACGAATATTCATATAGAATTACTGATGCATCAGTTCCTACAGAATTAGATAGGTCAGGAAAATATTTTTTTAATAGAGCTAAAGGAAGTGCACAAAGTTTTATAAGTAAACTATTTAAAAAAAGTAAAGGTAGAAAGATTTATCTTGGAGAATGGCATACTCACCCAGAAGATATTCCTACTCCTTCATATCTTGATATAAGATCTATTAAAAAACAAATTAAAACTGTCAATTTAAATACATCTCGTATATTTTTAGTTATTGTAGGGCGTAAAAAAACTTATTTAGGCATTTATGACACCAAAGGTAATTTGATTGTAGAAAATCATATTATTATATAAAAGACTTTACTCTTCTTATACTTCCGCTCAGCCACAGCAAATTACATAATCGAAATTATACGCAAAAGCCTACGCAACAACGTGCGTTTCCACTACGCTACACCGCAACCAGCACCATCTTTGCCTATAATTTGAGATTATGTAAAATGCTTTCCTTGCAACGGGCATAGCCCTTTTGCTCCAACGCCTTTCCAACGCTTTTTTCCCACCCACCCATTTTCATAGGATGCACAAAAAGTGATGCAGAAAGTTTGGTTTTATTGCCATCGGAGAAACCCGCTTCACATCCGGAAATATTTTAAAAGCAATAAAAAAATATTCCGACTGTTCAGCAGGTTCTTCCTTCCCGCACAGCAGTATTCCGTACTGAATAAAATTGCTTTCCTGAAGCAAATCCAAGCAAAAAGCATTTTCTTTCAGCACTCCATACCGCTGTCGTTCCAACACCTTTTCACGATAGATTTACAAAACAGATTTGTTGATAATTGACCATTTCGTAAAACATCATTTTTGTGCGAGTTGTTTTACCCATTTTTGCCAACGCTTTCCAATGTTCCTTCACACCATACAAAGCAGGCTTATGTATGCCGTTTCGTCACGGCTTGCAGAAGTATGTCGCCAATTCCTAAATCCAAAGCAACATACCTCTGCTTTTTCCATTCCTTCCCAACGCTTTATGGTCATTCTTTGAAGATTTGGGTTCCTACAAAAAATAAAAAAAGGAAAGTAAGTTAGGGGGCTTCCTGAATCCAGCCGCTAAGTTCTGTAAAGGTCAAGCACTTCGTGTTTTTGGAAAAAGATTTTTTCGTATAAAATATACGCAAAAATTTTTTCCAAAAAACCTTGACAGAACGCCCCGCCCCCTTTTGAAAGGGCTTTCTTTTTTTCTTTTTTTTTCGGTTTTTTTCTTGGTTTTCTTTTAAAAATATTTCGGCGGAGCATCAATTTTTAAATCGAAAACTATGCTCAATTTCAAAGTACGCACGTACAATTCCGAAAAGGAAACGCCTGAAAATTCAATTTTCATTTTATCAAGAGGAAAAAACGCAGGAAAACCGCTTTTTGAACCTTGCCCGAATTGTTTTATCCTATATTGTAGGAACGAAACCGAAAAAGAAAACCTGTACTGGATATTTTACACCCTTTGGAAAAACGGATTTTTCCATCCGTATCTCTGCGGAAGTGTAATTGATATGCTTCGACTTTCAGAACTCAAAAAAGTCCTTCAAAAATGGATTATTCCAAGTTTTTCCAAAATGGAACAAAACGGAAAAATCCTGCAGGACATCAAAGCGGTCTATCAACTCGAACAACATTATTCCAAACAATTGAAGCAACTTGCAGAACTTCGTAGTGTTCTTGTACAGAAATACTATTACAAGATTTGATGATTTTAGCCCTTACTTTAAGGGCTTTTTTATTGCAATAACTCTGAATGAACAATAAAGGCAGTTTATTTCATAGATAATTGCTACCTATTTCATCCACTTAAATAAGGAGCTGAAAGCAAATGAATATAAAAGAAATACCCACTTAAAAAGCGGGTATTTTGGTACATAAGGAATGTTTTAAAATAGATAAACTATTTAATTTTCCTGATTTTCGGCGGAATTTTTCGGAATTACTTCCGAATTTTTGTCCGGTTCTTCAGAATTGATTGCGGTTTGTGAAATAGCTGTTGCTAAAGTTCCTCCAAGAAGTAAATAACCTCCGACTGTAATCAAAGTAGCAGGCAAAGCAACCGGAGCGGCTACTAAAACACCGCCAACTGCGGATAAAACCAAACCTGCAGAACGGATAATTTTGAACCATTTTGGAGTGGGTTCTTTAATTCTGCTGACTAAATTCAAATTGTTATTTTTCATTGTCTGAATGTTTAATGAGGTTTAATTCGATTTTATTGATTCTTTGTTCTAAATATTCTACTTTCTGATTGATAAGATCATACGAATTTTTGAACTCTGTTTTTATGACCAAAGCCATTGTTTTGACTTCGGAAATGTCTTTTTCCATACTTTTAAAATCAGTGTGCAACTGTTTTATAAAGTAGGCAACGATGCCTAAAAGTAAGCTGCTTAATGCTCCGAAAAGGATGTTTATGGTGTATTCATTTTCCATTCTTTATGATATTTAGAATTGAAAATTGTTTTCTACCAAAATTCCTTTATCCGTTCCCTGAACAACTTTAAGAAGTTTTGGATAAATAATTTTGTAGGCTTCACGACTTTGAAGAACCTGAAAATCCCCATCTTTTTTAATCCAGCTCAATCCGGTAAGCGGACAACCTGCAGTTTGCGTAATAGTATTTCCAACGTGAATATATACAGCATCAAATGTAGGTAGACCATCAATTTCTATCATTCCCCGATGCATAACGGGATAAGTATTGGCGTAAGTCTTATTCATACCGCCCCAAGTATTTAAGGTTAAATAGAATTCTCCCGTAGGAATGGCGGTTTGTTTCATTATTTTAACCAAACGTATTTTATCCTCTAATAGAAAACATTGAAAAATTCCGTCAATATACAAATGGGATAATGTACTTTGTTTGCCTTCGGCAACTCTGATTATTTTTATTCTCATAATTCATAAATGTTTTAAAAGTTCGACGAATGAAAAATAAAAGCCCTCTTTTTTGAAGAAGGCTTTCAACTGAACCATTTTAAAAAGCTTCCTCAATTTTGAGACAGTTACCGGAAGCAAAAGGATAATATTGACCGTTAACTTCCTGAAAAAATTCAATTCCTATACATTGGACAACAGAAACATTTGCTCCAAGTGTTGGCGTTCCAGGTAGAGTAGCGGTTATCGTTGCTCCTGAATAAGATTGGTTTAAAGGGATGTAAGGAGAATATTCTACTACATTCAATTCGTTATTGTCCATATCGTCAGGTTCATAACTTCCTGTCGTTGGATTATAGGAAAAGTCAGCCAATACGGCTAAAGCATTCAATAAACGGAAATGCGTAGAACCTGACGGAGCAGAAATCAAATCCACTGGCAGAAATTCATCTACGATGAAATCTGCAGATGTTCTGTCCACATCGTGATTCACATCATAAGGAGCATTGAAAATACCTGAGATAGAAAGATTTTTATTGAACTCAAATCCGTCCAAATATTTTCTTTGTGTGGAAATTTCAACTTTTCGGTAACCTCTGGCTTCGGTTCCGTCCTCCAAATTGATTTTCTTCATAATTGAAGTTAAACGACCTGTAACCTGTGGATCAGTAAATTTACCCATCAAAGCGGATAAAGCAGTTCTTAGCGATTTTCCGGCTTTGGCACATCCGCCAAATTCGTTCATGTTTTCCCGAGTTCTTTCAAACTCCGGAGCAGATTTAACCTGTTGAGCAGTAGGACCTCCTACCAATCCGGCAAAAAATCCCTGCTGACCTTTGATTTTGAAATGTCTTACGTCACCAATAGTTCCGGTGTACTTCATAAGACCTTTTTGTCTTGCCATTGTAATACGATTTTGTAATTAGAAAAGATTGAAAAACACTGTTGTCTAGACACTTACAAATATCATTTATTATCTTTATAAAATCAATAGTTAAAATACTGTAAACCAATGAAATACAACGAAATTAGTGACTTTATAGAAGAAACTCACGTCAAAATAGAAGAAGTATTGGACGGAGACACGATAAAAGTAAAGCAGGAATTCGGGCAAATATCGAAGGAAATCCGTTTGTATGGATTAGATGCCCCAGAAGTGAGAATAAACCGTAAAATGTTGGAAGATGAAGCCAAGAGCCATATTCCAAGTTCTATGCTATTGCAATATGGTTTGATGAGTTTGGATTTTGTATTGCAAGTAGCACCAATCGGAACAAGAGTAACATTACTCACGGAAAGAAAACATCAATTGGATTTTTGGAAAAGGCAATTGGCTTATGTGATTTTGCCGAATGGTTTGTGCTTGAACGAAGAACTAATAAAAAATGGATATGCAAAAGCTAGTAATAATTATTACTGTCAACTACTTCCTAAATATCAAGCGTTAAACCTACAAGCTAAACAGCAAAAGCAGGGAATCTACCAATTTACTGATGTTTTCTAATTTGTTGTATTTATGTTGTACAATGATAAGTAAGTGAGTAAGATAACCCTGTATTTATAGGCTTTTTGGAACAAAGTTTATATAATACAATGTTAGCAGAAGTGGTTTTCTATTCAACGATTATCTTATAATAGCCATTTTCACTGGTTGAATTTATATCTTCAATTTGAATATTATCAATTTTGTAACCAGAACATTTTCCAGTTATTTTTGAAGATGTAGTTTTAAATCTAAATGTTTTTACAGGATTTATTGTTAAGTAAACATCATAATCTTTACTTCCTTCACTCCAACCAACTCCCTCTAAAGAAATTTTATTGTCCTCTCTAATATTTGTTTTAATTCCGATTGAATTTCCATTTCCTTCATTTTGCTGAACAATAATTTTGGATTTATCTAATGTTCCATTTTGCAATAAATTTTCTCCAGACACATTCACGAATTCAAATACAATATTTTCAGGTGGTATAAAGCAATCATCTTCGCTACAGTTAAACAAAATTAAACTTGTCAAAATTATAGTAATAATTAAAAAATATTTTTTCATATTATTTTTCTTTGGTTTTAGGTTTCAGCGGAGTATTTGTCAACCATTTCTGCTAACGGAAAGGGGCTTTGCGAGGTGTGGGCTTTCGAAGAACTGAAAGTTCAAGAACGACCAAGCGTAGCGAATGCTTTTTCAAGTACACTAAAATAAGAAAAAAAAGTGGAATTGAAAAGCATGAGCGGATTATTTTTTCTGCTTTTCAATTTTGCACTTCACCCCGCATTTTGCCAATACAATGTGCTTGTTGCACAACTCAAATATACAAATAAACTTGTATAAAAACGGGATATTTCGTAAATTGATGTATGCAAGGAAAGAAGAGTTTTACACCACAATTATTTGTTTCGGTCAATTTATTAGACCTAGTTCCAGAGGATAATTTTTATAGAAAAATGTTATCCGAACTCAATTTAGATTTCATTTATAAAGCAACTCAAAAGTATTATGGTAAGGAAGGACAAGAGAGTATAGATCCTGTTGTTTTCTTTAAGATATTATTGGTGGGATATTTAAACAATATCAATTCAGATAGACAGTTGATAGCTTTTTGTAGTGATAGCTTGTCGATAAGATTGTTTTTAGGTTATGATGTACATGAGCAGCTTCCTTGGCACAGTACCATTAGCCGAACTCGCGGTTTGTATGGCGAAGAAGTCTTTTTAAACTTGTTTAAAGAAGTCTTGAGAATGTGCGTTTCTAAAAATATGGTTCGTGGTAAACGACAAGCGGTGGACAGCGTTTTCATCAAAGCTAATGCTTCTATGGATAGCTTGGTAGAGAAAGAAGTTTTAGAAGACGCCAGTGCTTTTGTAAACGAACTAGAAGAAAACAGCGAATACAAAGTAACTACCACCCGCAAGAAACTCGTTGAACGCCACCATGATTGGAAAGCAGAAGCGTATAAAGGAATGCCAGCAAATAGCAATAGTAGACAGATAGATGAAAACGGCAATCTCATCCGTCCCAAATACCTATCTAATCACACCCATTATTCTCCCACAGATAGCGATGCTAGAGTGAGTGTAAAACCCGGCAAAGCGCGACAATTAAATTATTTTGGACAAATCGCAGTTGACGATGCGCACCATGTCATTACAGGAGC
This genomic stretch from Chryseobacterium sp. POL2 harbors:
- a CDS encoding ThiF family adenylyltransferase — its product is MIDEIINEISKTENCRILSLDEIRKISHLKKNKNVIEINTDLSSESGYISVVLYLTLENAELPKLYVNEDSYELIKFIPHVNQDFSICIVEDESISFHESNLPRIATYFIHKAKEILSIKNVDKVSEFEDEFKAYWEIQYNGEKAIYEAGMVLITNDAPIKCVRFTYNFNFFTFLLYTDSEESSRLFNFFDVRKIKYYEIEAIEATYDKAVPPFDLSFTESIKLLSAEQINILRKKINKEGLDSVILFFRNNKNECYGWWYEEFIPKINPKIVKGHTYSNWEKINLPLYKNSKVRRISFSNIGKKRLDVRTAGQLIDDDKKVCIIGLGSIGSQLLHLLTKISFNQYKLVDHDLLKVENIARHQYGFSEINKFKVDIAERNILEKNPFVKVLTYNKSIVNLLNENTSFFENDDFIFIVLGITRYEIFILDYLIKNGINKPVIIIWVEAYLSGGQMIFSHPNDFSKAKQLVSNFQYRVLDEEVYLKEGSCQGTYMPYSMEHINLYLSSIFVEIYKIISRQQNYSTIFTWFGDLDFVKAKNLKLTTFAQNKESFSLHKTNI
- a CDS encoding Mov34/MPN/PAD-1 family protein; translation: MIEELLVDFDVIMLRIYSEVILVFKKYKQEANNKNESGGVLSGFYLDEYSYRITDASVPTELDRSGKYFFNRAKGSAQSFISKLFKKSKGRKIYLGEWHTHPEDIPTPSYLDIRSIKKQIKTVNLNTSRIFLVIVGRKKTYLGIYDTKGNLIVENHIII
- a CDS encoding DUF6943 family protein; protein product: MLNFKVRTYNSEKETPENSIFILSRGKNAGKPLFEPCPNCFILYCRNETEKENLYWIFYTLWKNGFFHPYLCGSVIDMLRLSELKKVLQKWIIPSFSKMEQNGKILQDIKAVYQLEQHYSKQLKQLAELRSVLVQKYYYKI
- a CDS encoding DUF5675 family protein, yielding MRIKIIRVAEGKQSTLSHLYIDGIFQCFLLEDKIRLVKIMKQTAIPTGEFYLTLNTWGGMNKTYANTYPVMHRGMIEIDGLPTFDAVYIHVGNTITQTAGCPLTGLSWIKKDGDFQVLQSREAYKIIYPKLLKVVQGTDKGILVENNFQF
- a CDS encoding thermonuclease family protein, with translation MKYNEISDFIEETHVKIEEVLDGDTIKVKQEFGQISKEIRLYGLDAPEVRINRKMLEDEAKSHIPSSMLLQYGLMSLDFVLQVAPIGTRVTLLTERKHQLDFWKRQLAYVILPNGLCLNEELIKNGYAKASNNYYCQLLPKYQALNLQAKQQKQGIYQFTDVF
- a CDS encoding IS1182 family transposase, giving the protein MQGKKSFTPQLFVSVNLLDLVPEDNFYRKMLSELNLDFIYKATQKYYGKEGQESIDPVVFFKILLVGYLNNINSDRQLIAFCSDSLSIRLFLGYDVHEQLPWHSTISRTRGLYGEEVFLNLFKEVLRMCVSKNMVRGKRQAVDSVFIKANASMDSLVEKEVLEDASAFVNELEENSEYKVTTTRKKLVERHHDWKAEAYKGMPANSNSRQIDENGNLIRPKYLSNHTHYSPTDSDARVSVKPGKARQLNYFGQIAVDDAHHVITGACSDFADKRDSQCLEQIVELTEENLKENGIELQELLADGGYSSGEALAYLHEKNINAYIPNFGQYKSEREGFTYHKEENYYQCTKPEGKQAKLLFKGEKMDSKGYTKRTYRSSETDCKNCPLREQCCGKSTKFKKLDDSIHKEHYDRMHQKLTQNEKYAKKMVRVRSKTVEPVIGTLINFTNMKRVNTRGIKNANKHVLMASLTYNLKKYMRFTIKKPSILAQVLSLKQGKNFAFSKRAFSVYKNSILSYSNSRILNYN